A stretch of the Solanum dulcamara chromosome 6, daSolDulc1.2, whole genome shotgun sequence genome encodes the following:
- the LOC129892643 gene encoding putative pentatricopeptide repeat-containing protein At5g09950, producing the protein MFMTAMIQTRNKLLHHNPNPTFGFTTFAASIFQSFSNHSAYRTKDISFPPTQEPVFQFKDSTNLLNNNTNPIFPSTHLGAAVLPEKPAYSVPTVSDKCEYLVQKYLLSFSEHDAHRLHLDIIKYGAVKDLYLCNTLINLYVKNADLISAHDVFDEMPNRNLVTWACLITGYSQNGMPDEACRVFQEMVSSRFIPNHYACGSALRSCQGLGACGLRLGMQIHGLLLKTGHASNEVVSNVLISMYGSCAGNGDYAWRVFEEIENKNSVSCNSIISVYSQRGAISAFELFSYMQKEDLGFTFKPTEFTFGSLITTAANHVNCGLLLLEQLLANIEKSGLLEDLYVGSALLSGFGRFGSLDTAMKVFKRMGARNAVSLNGLMVGLVRLGQGEDAAKVFMEMRDLVKINSDSFVVLFSAFPEFSSFEEGKIRGRELHAYVIRTGLCNSKAAIGNALINMYSKFGEIQIAHSVFQIMVNKDSVSWNSMISALDQNDCFEDAMSTFQSMRRTGLIASNYSLISTLSSCGSLNWIRLGEQLHSEGIKLGLDFDVSVSNTLLALYADTGRVAECKKLFALMLEHDQVSWNTIIGALGDSETSISEAIEYFIQMMCAGWSPNNVTFINVLSAISSLSLLGLVRQIHALVLKYSAMDANSIENTFLACYGKCGEMDYCENIFCGMSNRKDDVSWNLMISGYLHNEILPKAMDLVWLMLHKGQKLDGFTFASVLSACASIATLEHGMEVHACAIRACLESDIVVGSALVDMYAKCGRIDYASRFFDLMPVRNIYSWNSMISGYARHGHGHKALDLFTKMKLDGQTPDHVTFVGVLSACSHVGFVEQGMDYFDSMSKQYGLTPRIEHFSCMVDILGRAGQMNKLEDFINKMPLKPNALIWRTVLGACGRASTRKTDLGRKAAHMLLELEPHNAVNYVLLANMYASGGKWEDVAEARRAMREATVRKEAGCSWVSMRDGVHVFVAGDQSHPDKHAIYEKLKELHKRIRDAGYVPQIKYALYDLELENKEELLSYHSERLAVAFVLTRTSDMPIRIMKNLRVCGDCHSAFRYISQVVGRQIVLRDSNRFHHFADGKCSCNDYW; encoded by the coding sequence ATGTTTATGACAGCAATGATACAAACGCGGAACAAGCTACTGCATCATAATCCAAATCCCACTTTTGGTTTCACCACATTTGCAGCTTCTATTTTTCAGTCTTTCTCAAATCACTCTGCTTACAGAACAAAAGACATATCTTTCCCTCCAACCCAAGAACCAGTATTTCAATTCAAGGACTCCACTAATCTCTTGAATAACAATACAAATCCTATCTTTCCATCAACCCATTTGGGAGCCGCAGTTTTACCTGAAAAGCCAGCATATTCTGTTCCTACAGTTTCAGACAAATGCGAATATCTAGTGCAAAAATACCTGCTTTCTTTTTCTGAACACGATGCCCATAGACTCCATTTGGATATTATAAAATATGGGGCTGTTAAAGATTTGTATTTGTGCAACACCCTTATTAATTTGTATGTGAAAAATGCTGATTTGATCTCTGCTCATGATGTGTTCGATGAAATGCCGAACAGAAATCTAGTTACTTGGGCATGCTTGATTACGGGTTATTCTCAAAATGGGATGCCTGATGAGGCATGTCGAGTTTTCCAAGAAATGGTTTCGTCGAGGTTTATTCCTAACCATTATGCTTGTGGTAGTGCTTTGAGGTCTTGTCAGGGTTTAGGTGCTTGTGGGTTGAGATTGGGGATGCAAATTCATGGTTTGCTTTTGAAAACAGGACATGCTTCTAATGAAGTTGTTTCCAATGTCTTGATCTCGATGTACGGAAGTTGTGCAGGTAATGGTGATTATGCTTGGCGTGTTTTTGAAGAGATAGAGAATAAGAATTCAGTATCTTGCAATTCTATTATCTCAGTTTACTCTCAGCGAGGTGCAATTTCTGCCTTTGAGCTCTTCTCTTATATGCAAAAAGAGGATTTGGGGTTTACTTTTAAACCAACTGAGTTCACTTTTGGCAGCTTAATTACTACTGCTGCTAATCATGTTAATTGTGGTTTGCTTTTACTGGAGCAGCTTCTGGCAAACATTGAAAAGTCTGGACTCTTGGAAGACTTGTATGTAGGCAGTGCTCTGCTCAGTGGTTTTGGAAGATTTGGGTCACTTGATACAGCAATGAAGGTTTTTAAACGGATGGGTGCAAGGAATGCAGTTTCCTTGAATGGGCTCATGGTCGGATTGGTGAGACTTGGTCAGGGAGAAGACGCAGCTAAGGTATTCATGGAGATGAGAGACTTAGTTAAAATCAATTCTGATTCCTTTGTTGTTCTTTTCAGTGCATTTCCTGAATTCTCTTCGTTTGAAGAAGGGAAAATAAGAGGTAGAGAGCTACACGCATATGTTATCCGAACTGGTTTGTGCAATTCCAAGGCTGCTATTGGAAATGCTCTGATTAATATGTATTCTAAATTTGGTGAAATCCAAATTGCCCATTCTGTTTTCCAGATCATGGTTAATAAGGATTCAGTATCATGGAACTCTATGATCTCTGCTCTAGATCAAAATGATTGTTTTGAAGATGCAATGTCGACATTCCAATCTATGAGAAGAACAGGTTTGATTGCTTCAAATTACTCACTGATAAGTACTTTGAGTTCTTGTGGAAGCCTGAATTGGATAAGATTGGGGGAACAACTGCACAGTGAAGGGATAAAGTTAGgacttgattttgatgtttcaGTGTCTAATACTCTTCTTGCTTTATATGCTGATACTGGACGTGTGGCTGAATGCAAGAAATTGTTTGCCTTGATGCTAGAACATGATCAAGTTTCATGGAATACCATTATCGGTGCATTAGGTGATTCTGAGACATCTATTTCTGAAGCTATAGAGTACTTCATACAGATGATGTGTGCTGGATGGAGTCCTAACAATGTGACATTTATAAATGTCCTTTCAGCAATATcatctctttctcttcttggtCTTGTTCGTCAAATCCATGCTCTGGTGCTAAAATATAGTGCAATGGATGCTAATTCTATTGAAAACACATTTCTTGCCTGCTATGGTAAGTGTGGGGAAATGGATTACTGTGAGAACATATTTTGTGGGATGTCTAACAGGAAGGATGATGTGAGTTGGAATTTAATGATCTCTGGATATTTACACAATGAGATCTTACCAAAAGCCATGGACTTAGTCTGGCTTATGCTGCACAAAGGTCAGAAATTAGATGGCTTCACATTTGCCTCTGTTCTCAGTGCATGTGCCTCAATAGCAACATTGGAGCATGGCATGGAAGTTCATGCTTGTGCaattagagcctgtttggaatCTGACATTGTTGTTGGGAGTGCTCTTGTTGACATGTATGCCAAATGTGGAAGAATAGATTATGCTTCAAGGTTTTTTGATTTAATGCCTGTACGTAATATATATTCATGGAACTCGATGATATCTGGTTATGCACGGCATGGACATGGACATAAAGCACTGGATCTTTTTACAAAAATGAAGCTGGATGGTCAAACACCTGACCATGTCACATttgttggtgtcttatcagcttgTAGCCACGTGGGATTCGTCGAGCAGGGCATGGACTACTTTGATTCCATGAGCAAACAATATGGTCTGACACCTCGGATTGAACATTTCTCATGCATGGTTGATATCCTGGGACGAGCAGGACAGATGAATAAATTGGAGGacttcatcaataaaatgcCATTAAAGCCCAATGCACTTATCTGGAGGACTGTGCTTGGAGCCTGTGGTCGAGCAAGCACTCGTAAAACAGATCTAGGTAGGAAGGCTGCTCACATGCTCTTAGAGTTGGAACCTCATAATGCTGTGAATTATGTGCttcttgcaaatatgtatgctTCAGGAGGGAAGTGGGAGGATGTGGCAGAGGCTCGGCGTGCAATGCGAGAAGCAACGGTAAGGAAAGAAGCTGGATGCAGCTGGGTTAGCATGAGAGATGGTGTTCATGTTTTTGTAGCTGGTGATCAATCACATCCAGATAAACATGcaatttatgaaaaacttaaGGAACTGCACAAGAGGATTAGGGATGCAGGGTATGTACCACAGATTAAATATGCCTTGTATGATCTTGAACTGGAGAATAAGGAAGAACTCCTCAGCTACCATAGTGAAAGACTTGCAGTTGCCTTTGTTCTTACACGGACATCAGATATGCCAATAAGAATAATGAAAAACCTTCGAGTTTGTGGGGACTGTCACTCTGCCTTCAGATACATATCACAAGTTGTTGGTAGACAAATAGTATTACGAGACTCCAacagatttcatcattttgctGATGGAAAGTGTTCATGTAACGATTACTGGTGA